From the Halalkalicoccus sp. CGA53 genome, one window contains:
- a CDS encoding SHOCT domain-containing protein, protein MEQFTVALQGVALQLDSDWWLEWIPLIGSVLGALFFALVIAAFVIVFFIPILERAGWMESDDGQDAIQTLRERYARGEIDEEEFERRESFLRNRER, encoded by the coding sequence ATGGAACAATTTACAGTTGCGCTACAAGGTGTAGCGTTACAACTCGACAGCGATTGGTGGCTGGAGTGGATCCCTCTCATAGGATCGGTTCTCGGTGCACTCTTCTTTGCGTTGGTCATAGCCGCGTTCGTGATCGTCTTCTTCATCCCAATCCTCGAACGGGCGGGCTGGATGGAGTCTGACGATGGGCAAGACGCGATCCAAACTCTCCGAGAACGGTATGCTCGTGGCGAGATCGACGAAGAGGAGTTTGAACGTCGAGAGTCGTTCCTCCGAAACCGCGAACGCTAG
- a CDS encoding DUF5784 family protein, with protein MASPLRFRRSHERWSDRRVERELLRSLDSAIGARWSPTWHRPPSGYEAVRFDMDNGDTALFAWKPDEEGAFWLGNTETPSTLWRTEKYTFDEVPYSVARWAQRELLAELLEDEPMFAEYPYLAWFFLPVLCSKDGRHTARAFLTERAAGFPDATPEEGLAFYERVLKTGALDEYRYEMASKLGTSERLDPVRMAAAMSEFTVAWILTEAGYAVTPEIEVATGHSLDFRAGDGPGAVLVEVTRPEPPSRRAASTPIAAVRDTAETKTSGQLSAHGGGAVLFVDCSSFPDDGWAQLAGEQPEVRHRPAVVFRARPSGRVEAYRKGSVPLDLDTVIEWV; from the coding sequence GTGGCGAGCCCCCTTCGCTTCCGTCGATCACACGAGCGCTGGTCCGACCGGCGCGTCGAGCGCGAGCTCCTGCGGTCGCTCGACTCGGCGATCGGCGCACGTTGGTCGCCCACCTGGCATCGCCCACCCTCGGGATACGAGGCGGTGCGCTTCGACATGGACAACGGCGACACCGCCCTGTTCGCCTGGAAACCGGACGAGGAGGGCGCGTTCTGGCTGGGCAACACCGAGACGCCGAGCACGCTCTGGCGCACCGAGAAGTACACCTTCGACGAGGTGCCGTACTCCGTCGCGCGGTGGGCCCAGCGCGAACTGCTCGCCGAACTGCTCGAGGACGAGCCGATGTTCGCGGAGTACCCCTATCTCGCCTGGTTCTTCCTCCCGGTGCTCTGTTCGAAAGACGGCAGACACACCGCCCGAGCGTTCCTGACCGAGCGCGCCGCCGGCTTCCCAGACGCCACCCCGGAGGAAGGGCTCGCGTTCTACGAGCGGGTACTGAAGACGGGCGCACTCGACGAGTACCGCTACGAGATGGCGTCGAAGCTCGGGACGAGCGAACGGCTCGACCCGGTGCGGATGGCCGCCGCGATGAGCGAGTTCACCGTCGCGTGGATCCTCACCGAGGCGGGCTACGCCGTCACCCCCGAGATCGAGGTGGCGACCGGCCACTCGCTCGACTTCCGCGCGGGCGACGGCCCCGGCGCGGTGCTCGTCGAGGTGACCCGACCCGAACCGCCCTCTCGCCGGGCCGCCTCGACGCCGATCGCCGCGGTGCGCGACACCGCCGAGACGAAGACGAGCGGTCAGCTCTCGGCACACGGCGGCGGCGCGGTGCTCTTCGTCGACTGCTCGTCGTTTCCCGACGACGGCTGGGCACAGCTCGCGGGCGAACAGCCCGAGGTGAGACACCGCCCCGCGGTCGTCTTCCGGGCGCGTCCCTCCGGCCGGGTCGAAGCGTACAGGAAGGGCTCGGTCCCGCTCGATCTGGACACCGTGATCGAGTGGGTGTAG
- a CDS encoding DUF5786 family protein, translating to MSMGAYDDEEHERRERKNATVDTDFDDDRRVYQGKLEFDSGESAEALLDQFRRMKSS from the coding sequence ATGTCAATGGGCGCCTACGACGATGAGGAACACGAGCGTCGAGAGCGGAAGAACGCGACCGTCGACACCGACTTCGACGACGACCGTCGGGTGTACCAGGGCAAACTCGAGTTCGACTCGGGCGAGTCGGCCGAGGCGCTTCTCGATCAGTTCCGACGGATGAAGTCCTCCTGA
- a CDS encoding DUF7530 family protein, whose amino-acid sequence MRPEYGETWVYESIVGALPGIDLSDRAAVALQFSLFQVGLLVLAAVYDLWTAVLAGTAAVVVAAAGSVVMLRMGAAIRSTSAPEPYRRLIFGSSVEVVLGVLAFIALVTHLFVFDPGTSEEPLIEAFFGPEPSMVAVYLMLLVLWDLCYRIGASWWTAVISLWRSYAYPTTPEAAVAFRRVDRLNIGFGLIQLLLVPFVLDRPVLLVAITGHVVAVTVVCSLSIVFAKRNRSDQEDFIRRN is encoded by the coding sequence ATGCGGCCGGAGTACGGCGAGACCTGGGTGTACGAGAGCATCGTCGGCGCGCTTCCTGGCATCGACCTCTCGGATCGGGCGGCGGTGGCGCTGCAGTTTTCCCTCTTTCAGGTCGGTCTCCTCGTCCTCGCCGCGGTCTACGACCTCTGGACGGCGGTGCTCGCGGGCACCGCCGCGGTGGTCGTCGCCGCCGCAGGCAGCGTCGTGATGCTGCGGATGGGTGCGGCGATCAGGTCGACGAGCGCTCCCGAGCCGTACCGTCGGCTGATCTTCGGCTCGAGCGTCGAGGTCGTCCTCGGCGTACTTGCGTTCATCGCGCTCGTGACCCACCTGTTCGTCTTCGACCCGGGGACGAGCGAGGAGCCGCTGATCGAGGCGTTCTTCGGCCCGGAGCCGTCGATGGTCGCGGTCTACCTGATGCTGCTCGTGCTCTGGGACCTCTGTTACCGGATCGGGGCGAGCTGGTGGACCGCGGTGATCAGCCTCTGGCGATCGTACGCCTACCCGACGACTCCGGAGGCCGCCGTGGCCTTTCGCCGGGTCGACCGGCTCAACATCGGCTTCGGGCTCATCCAGCTCCTGCTCGTGCCGTTCGTGCTCGACCGTCCGGTGTTGCTCGTCGCGATCACCGGTCACGTCGTCGCGGTGACGGTCGTCTGCTCGCTCTCTATCGTGTTCGCGAAACGAAACCGATCCGATCAGGAGGACTTCATCCGTCGGAACTGA
- a CDS encoding NAD(P)H-binding protein, whose amino-acid sequence MRVLVTGATGFVGSRLVEALLDAGHGVRALTRSPDDYDGPDAVEVVGGDVLDRESLGPALSGVDAAYYLVHSMQSGEDFREEDRSAARNFRAAASEEGVERVIYLGGLGDEDDDLSGHLRSRREVEYILAEGRYDLTTLRAAVIIGAGGASFEIIRQLAVRLPVMITPKWVRTDCQPIALDDVVAYLVGVLEVPETAGETYDIGGPDVLTYQAIMQRTGEILGHEAFIVPVPVLSPKLSAYWLDLVTDVDRDVAHPLVLGMKNPVVVTESRIRDLVRIDPTPYEVAVERAVSESA is encoded by the coding sequence ATGCGCGTGCTGGTCACGGGAGCGACGGGGTTCGTCGGGAGTCGGCTGGTCGAGGCGCTGCTCGATGCGGGCCACGGCGTCCGGGCGCTGACACGAAGCCCCGACGACTACGACGGCCCCGACGCGGTCGAGGTGGTCGGGGGCGACGTCCTCGACCGGGAGTCGCTCGGGCCGGCGCTCTCCGGGGTGGACGCGGCGTACTACCTCGTTCACTCGATGCAGTCGGGCGAGGACTTCCGCGAGGAGGACCGGAGCGCGGCCCGGAACTTCCGGGCGGCGGCGAGCGAAGAGGGCGTAGAACGGGTGATCTACCTCGGCGGCCTCGGCGACGAGGACGACGACCTCTCCGGTCACCTCCGCTCGCGCCGCGAGGTCGAGTACATCCTCGCGGAGGGGAGATACGACCTCACGACGCTCCGGGCGGCGGTCATCATCGGCGCGGGCGGGGCGAGCTTCGAGATCATCCGACAGCTCGCGGTCAGGCTGCCGGTGATGATCACTCCGAAGTGGGTCCGCACCGACTGCCAGCCGATCGCCCTCGACGACGTGGTCGCCTATCTCGTCGGCGTACTGGAGGTACCCGAAACCGCGGGCGAGACCTACGACATCGGCGGGCCCGACGTGCTCACCTACCAGGCGATCATGCAGCGAACCGGGGAGATACTCGGCCACGAGGCGTTCATCGTTCCGGTACCGGTGCTCTCGCCGAAGCTTTCGGCGTACTGGCTCGACCTCGTCACCGACGTCGACCGCGACGTCGCTCACCCGCTCGTGCTCGGGATGAAGAACCCGGTCGTCGTGACCGAGAGTCGGATCAGGGACCTGGTACGGATCGATCCGACGCCATACGAGGTCGCGGTCGAGCGGGCGGTCTCGGAGTCGGCCTGA
- a CDS encoding YkgJ family cysteine cluster protein: protein MEVNCVGCAGCCIDWRSLSSHPSDHERRGPREPLDGAYNLVPLTREDARTLVDAGLADAMTPRLWRAEPDDPAVEVDGTRLAAIDGKPAFFLGLRKPPKPVSPFGTDPHWLPTCTFLDPATLQCRIHGTETYPEECAEYPGHNLALEVQTECERVERAFGGRRLLDRSVPEGLSGLLLGPGAVGSKVFVHPHPDELGGVVARSREGTLTGEDRASFVAAALASAPGTTEHNETVYESAYERAVACRSWVSEAAAEWEARSEDVGSPATGSYAALAERVEEERGAPSTPGWHAVDD, encoded by the coding sequence ATGGAGGTGAACTGCGTGGGGTGTGCCGGCTGCTGTATCGACTGGCGCTCGCTCTCGTCACATCCCTCCGATCACGAACGTCGCGGGCCGAGAGAACCCCTCGACGGGGCGTACAACCTCGTCCCGCTCACCCGCGAGGACGCTCGGACGCTCGTGGATGCAGGACTCGCCGACGCGATGACCCCACGGCTCTGGCGAGCCGAACCGGACGACCCGGCGGTCGAGGTAGACGGCACCCGCCTCGCCGCCATCGACGGCAAACCCGCGTTCTTCCTCGGACTCAGGAAACCCCCGAAACCGGTGTCGCCGTTCGGGACCGACCCGCACTGGCTTCCCACGTGTACCTTCCTCGATCCGGCGACGCTCCAGTGTCGGATCCACGGGACCGAGACCTACCCGGAGGAGTGCGCTGAGTACCCCGGACACAACCTGGCCCTCGAGGTACAGACCGAGTGCGAACGGGTTGAGCGGGCGTTCGGCGGGAGGCGCCTGCTCGACCGGTCGGTTCCCGAGGGCCTCTCCGGACTGCTCCTCGGCCCGGGTGCGGTCGGATCGAAGGTGTTCGTCCACCCGCACCCCGACGAACTCGGCGGGGTCGTCGCCCGGAGTCGGGAGGGAACGCTCACCGGCGAGGACAGGGCCTCGTTCGTCGCGGCCGCCCTCGCCTCGGCGCCCGGAACGACCGAGCACAACGAGACCGTCTACGAGTCGGCGTACGAGCGGGCCGTCGCGTGTCGGTCGTGGGTGAGTGAGGCGGCGGCGGAGTGGGAAGCGCGCTCGGAGGACGTGGGTTCACCCGCGACCGGATCGTACGCTGCACTCGCCGAACGGGTCGAGGAGGAGCGAGGCGCACCGTCTACCCCCGGGTGGCATGCGGTCGACGACTGA
- a CDS encoding DUF7561 family protein produces the protein MSTDPCDGCGQPVRIAGGMENLWVHDEGAAGGMTLEFPDDTEHFLCFACIEALPEDPTAADVRRLDPEEI, from the coding sequence ATGAGCACCGACCCCTGTGACGGCTGTGGCCAGCCCGTGAGAATCGCCGGCGGGATGGAGAACCTCTGGGTCCACGACGAGGGTGCAGCAGGGGGGATGACGCTCGAGTTTCCCGACGACACCGAACACTTCCTCTGTTTCGCGTGTATCGAGGCGCTCCCAGAAGACCCGACGGCGGCCGACGTACGAAGGCTCGATCCAGAGGAGATTTAG
- a CDS encoding ATP-dependent DNA helicase, with protein sequence MEPARIESAFPAPSFRGAQERALSDIRAAFEAGNDVALVRAPTGSGKSLLARAICGCARTVEESSPKQPTDAYYTTPQVSQLDDVAEDPLLSDFKVIRGKSNYRCILRGEEDTPVNRAPCTRERGFDCSVKHRCPYFSDRAIASNRSIAAMTLAYFMQTAGSDVFRKRDVVVIDEAHGLAEWAEMYATIDLGPETVPIWEELRVPPVDGGDGEGAAGANDGSETRLDRLVRFCEQLSTLCSDRKEELLEKPELTAEEAAERDRLAELVSELDWFVSDYRNPESPTTWVADQRPDRSLAIKPMNPERYLTHTVWDRGETFALLSATILSKEAFCRGVGLDPSRVALVDVPHTFPVENRPLYDVTCGKMTYDEREKTIPKLARTLVRVMAAHGEEKGIVHCHSYAIADRIADSLDDFGVGDRVRRHGRADRDRALEAWKASSRPDVFLSVKMEEALDLEGELARWQVLCKCPYLSTSDSRVAHRLERGQWAWYRRAALRTVIQACGRVVRGPDDYGATYLADSSLLGLFDRTRTDMPPWFREQVDRMERPDLPPFEEAAGCAPGRFTPHSEGSDGGSSTRGSQTGRSGFERNESGTERSTGGSGGSRERRHPLADVWDDG encoded by the coding sequence GTGGAGCCCGCCCGAATCGAGTCGGCCTTCCCCGCGCCCTCCTTCCGCGGCGCCCAGGAGCGGGCGCTCTCGGACATCAGAGCGGCGTTCGAGGCCGGAAACGACGTCGCCCTCGTCCGCGCGCCGACCGGGAGCGGGAAGTCGCTGCTCGCGCGTGCGATCTGTGGCTGTGCCCGGACGGTCGAGGAGAGTTCTCCGAAGCAGCCGACCGACGCCTACTACACCACCCCGCAGGTCTCGCAGCTCGACGACGTCGCGGAGGACCCGCTGCTCTCGGATTTCAAGGTCATCCGCGGGAAGTCGAACTACCGCTGTATCCTCCGGGGCGAGGAGGACACCCCGGTGAACCGCGCGCCGTGTACGAGAGAGCGCGGGTTCGACTGCTCGGTCAAACACCGCTGTCCGTACTTCTCGGACAGGGCGATCGCGAGCAACCGCTCTATCGCCGCGATGACGCTCGCGTACTTCATGCAGACCGCGGGCTCGGACGTCTTTCGCAAGCGCGACGTGGTCGTGATCGACGAGGCCCATGGCCTGGCCGAGTGGGCGGAGATGTACGCGACGATCGACCTCGGTCCCGAGACGGTCCCGATCTGGGAGGAGCTTCGGGTACCGCCGGTTGACGGCGGGGACGGCGAGGGGGCGGCGGGAGCGAACGACGGATCCGAAACCCGTCTCGACCGCCTCGTCCGGTTCTGCGAGCAGCTCTCGACTCTGTGCTCGGACCGGAAGGAGGAGCTCCTGGAGAAGCCCGAACTGACCGCGGAGGAGGCCGCAGAACGCGACCGACTCGCCGAACTCGTCTCGGAACTCGACTGGTTCGTCTCCGACTACCGGAACCCGGAGAGCCCGACGACGTGGGTCGCGGATCAGCGTCCGGACCGGTCGCTCGCGATCAAGCCGATGAACCCGGAGCGCTACCTCACACACACCGTCTGGGACAGAGGAGAGACGTTCGCGCTGCTCTCGGCGACGATTCTGAGCAAGGAGGCGTTCTGTCGCGGGGTCGGCCTCGATCCCTCGCGGGTCGCGCTGGTGGACGTCCCGCACACGTTCCCGGTCGAGAACCGCCCGCTCTACGACGTGACCTGCGGGAAGATGACCTACGACGAGCGCGAGAAAACGATCCCGAAACTCGCGCGGACGCTGGTCCGGGTGATGGCCGCCCACGGTGAGGAAAAGGGGATCGTCCACTGTCACTCGTACGCGATCGCGGACCGGATCGCCGACAGCCTCGACGACTTCGGCGTCGGCGATCGGGTCCGACGACACGGCCGTGCGGACCGGGACCGGGCGCTCGAAGCCTGGAAGGCGAGTTCCCGACCGGACGTCTTCCTCTCGGTGAAGATGGAGGAGGCGCTCGACCTGGAGGGGGAACTCGCCCGGTGGCAGGTGCTCTGTAAGTGTCCGTATCTCAGCACGAGCGACTCGCGAGTGGCCCACCGTCTCGAGCGGGGACAGTGGGCGTGGTACCGCCGGGCAGCGCTCAGGACCGTGATCCAGGCCTGTGGACGTGTCGTCCGCGGTCCCGACGATTACGGGGCGACCTACCTCGCGGACTCGAGCCTCCTCGGGCTGTTCGACCGTACTCGTACCGATATGCCCCCGTGGTTCCGCGAGCAGGTCGACCGGATGGAGCGTCCCGACCTGCCGCCGTTCGAGGAGGCGGCGGGTTGTGCGCCGGGCCGATTCACCCCCCACTCGGAGGGTAGTGACGGTGGATCGAGTACTCGGGGATCGCAGACCGGTCGATCGGGGTTCGAGAGAAACGAGTCGGGGACGGAGCGATCGACCGGGGGGTCCGGAGGCTCGCGGGAGCGACGGCACCCGCTCGCGGACGTCTGGGACGACGGTTAG
- a CDS encoding class I SAM-dependent methyltransferase, with amino-acid sequence MNVDGRENEERSLAVVVAKPRAERAIEALTREGVYDDSRKIRGHDDERVELPVVAKPTETQVERVIRQPDPEPRSRTLETLLRDRGWTEEEVDSAPGSWAVIGSVVLVTLGDCPREEEVGEALLALHGNADTVLANEGVSGEHREPSVRVVAGAGDTETVHTEHGTRYALDLSRVMFSPGNQAERARMGCVVEEGEAVFDMFAGIGYFTLPMARTGARVTAVERNPVAFRYLLENAMLNEVSDRIDAYRADCRAVEADADRVVMGYYDAHEYLDSALTAIRSGGVLHLHEATPNGLLWDRPFERLQEATERNGREVSVLDRRVVKGHSEGVSHVVVDARVE; translated from the coding sequence ATGAACGTGGACGGGCGGGAGAACGAGGAGAGATCGCTCGCGGTAGTCGTCGCGAAGCCCCGCGCGGAACGAGCGATCGAGGCCCTGACACGGGAGGGGGTCTACGACGACAGCCGAAAGATCCGCGGCCACGACGACGAGCGGGTCGAACTCCCCGTCGTCGCTAAGCCGACTGAGACGCAGGTAGAGAGGGTGATCCGACAGCCCGACCCCGAGCCACGCTCGCGCACGCTCGAGACGCTGCTCCGCGATCGGGGCTGGACCGAGGAGGAGGTCGACTCCGCGCCCGGCTCGTGGGCGGTGATCGGATCGGTCGTCCTCGTCACGCTTGGAGACTGTCCCCGGGAGGAGGAGGTCGGCGAGGCACTGCTCGCGCTCCACGGGAACGCCGACACGGTGCTCGCGAACGAGGGGGTCTCGGGAGAGCACAGGGAGCCGTCGGTGCGGGTGGTCGCGGGCGCTGGGGACACGGAGACGGTCCACACCGAACACGGCACCCGGTACGCGCTCGATCTCTCCCGAGTAATGTTCTCGCCGGGAAACCAGGCCGAGCGCGCGCGGATGGGCTGTGTCGTCGAGGAGGGCGAGGCGGTCTTCGACATGTTCGCCGGCATCGGCTACTTCACGCTCCCGATGGCGCGAACGGGCGCACGAGTGACGGCAGTCGAGCGCAACCCCGTCGCCTTCCGGTACCTGCTCGAAAACGCGATGCTCAACGAGGTCTCGGACCGGATCGACGCCTACCGGGCGGACTGCCGGGCGGTCGAGGCGGACGCCGACCGCGTCGTGATGGGCTACTACGACGCCCACGAGTACCTCGACAGCGCGCTCACGGCGATCAGATCGGGTGGAGTGCTTCACCTCCACGAGGCGACGCCGAACGGGTTGCTCTGGGACCGCCCGTTTGAGCGGCTCCAAGAGGCCACGGAGCGCAACGGGAGGGAGGTCTCCGTCCTCGACAGACGGGTCGTGAAGGGCCACAGCGAGGGCGTCTCACACGTCGTCGTCGACGCTCGCGTCGAGTGA
- a CDS encoding 60S ribosomal export protein NMD3, with translation MTESRQLCPRCGGTLSPAERERASSRERPGICDVCYLNEFDLVSAPEKIRVRTCATCGAVYRGNRWIDVGARDYTDVAIDEVTNALSVHVDAEDVAWGVDPEQIDVNTIRMHCTFTGTVRGTPVEEHVTVPVSIARETCTQCGRKAGGYWASLIQVRATERTPDADEIATAREIAETYIREREDAGDRNAFITETDETDDGLDVKISTTQMGRAISDRITRRLGGTIEDHATLVTEDSDGNEVYRVTYSVRLPRFRQGDVIDPDDGKGPVLVRSVRGAVKGQRLTTGDRYESAYEEGETPDARKLGSVDDAEETTLVTVEDENAVQVLDPETYASTTIPRPSYLDTGSETVFVLKSRVGLHALPRESVE, from the coding sequence ATGACCGAGTCACGCCAGCTCTGTCCTCGCTGCGGCGGGACGCTCTCGCCCGCCGAACGCGAGCGAGCGAGCTCTCGGGAGCGGCCGGGGATCTGTGATGTGTGTTATCTGAACGAGTTCGACCTGGTCTCGGCCCCCGAGAAGATCCGCGTTCGGACCTGTGCGACCTGCGGGGCCGTGTATCGAGGAAACCGGTGGATCGACGTCGGCGCGCGCGACTACACCGACGTCGCGATCGACGAGGTGACGAACGCGCTCTCGGTGCACGTCGACGCCGAGGACGTCGCCTGGGGCGTCGATCCCGAACAGATCGACGTGAACACGATCCGGATGCACTGTACGTTCACCGGCACGGTTCGGGGAACGCCGGTCGAAGAGCACGTCACCGTCCCGGTCTCGATCGCTCGCGAGACCTGCACGCAGTGTGGGCGCAAGGCGGGCGGCTACTGGGCGAGTCTGATCCAGGTCAGAGCCACCGAGCGAACGCCCGACGCCGACGAGATCGCCACCGCGCGCGAGATCGCCGAGACGTACATCCGAGAGCGCGAGGACGCGGGTGACCGGAACGCGTTCATCACTGAGACCGACGAGACCGACGACGGCCTCGACGTGAAGATCTCGACGACGCAGATGGGTCGGGCGATCTCGGATCGGATCACCCGGCGGCTCGGGGGGACGATCGAGGACCACGCGACGCTCGTCACCGAGGACTCCGACGGGAACGAGGTCTACCGCGTCACCTACTCGGTTCGCCTGCCGAGGTTCCGCCAGGGCGACGTGATCGACCCCGACGACGGGAAGGGACCGGTGCTCGTACGGAGCGTTCGCGGAGCGGTAAAGGGACAGCGGCTCACGACCGGCGATCGGTACGAGTCGGCGTACGAGGAGGGCGAGACGCCCGACGCGAGGAAGCTCGGCTCGGTCGACGACGCCGAGGAGACGACGCTCGTCACCGTCGAGGACGAGAACGCGGTCCAGGTGCTCGACCCGGAGACCTACGCCTCGACGACGATCCCCCGGCCGAGCTATCTCGATACGGGGAGCGAGACCGTCTTCGTGCTCAAGAGCCGTGTCGGCCTCCACGCGCTCCCGCGCGAGTCGGTCGAATGA
- the htpX gene encoding zinc metalloprotease HtpX, whose translation MSTQWQTDWGLRGRMIFTGFLLFVLYIVFLGILTAYMGNMIAALPFIAGFMFVQYFFSDKMALWGMGAKEVSEEEYPELHDMVTRLSRQADLPKPRVAVADSRVPNAFATGRNQRNAAVCVTTGIMGTLNEEELEGVMAHELAHIKNRDVMVMTIASFLGTLAFMVVRWGWLFAGNDRNAAPIWVAILASIAVWIVSFFLIRALSRYREYVADRGAAAITGNPAALASALMKISGRMDKVPKEDMREQAEMNAFFIIPIRSGFIGKIASTHPPTEKRIEALQQLEREMAV comes from the coding sequence ATGAGCACGCAGTGGCAGACGGACTGGGGGCTCCGTGGGCGGATGATCTTCACGGGGTTCTTGCTGTTCGTCCTCTACATCGTCTTCCTCGGGATCCTCACGGCCTACATGGGCAACATGATCGCCGCCCTCCCGTTCATTGCCGGGTTCATGTTCGTCCAGTACTTCTTCAGCGACAAGATGGCGCTGTGGGGGATGGGCGCGAAGGAGGTCTCCGAGGAGGAGTACCCCGAACTCCACGACATGGTGACCCGTCTCTCCCGACAGGCCGACCTCCCGAAGCCGAGGGTGGCCGTCGCGGACTCGCGGGTGCCCAACGCGTTCGCGACCGGTCGAAACCAGCGCAACGCGGCGGTCTGTGTCACCACGGGCATCATGGGGACGCTGAACGAGGAGGAACTGGAGGGCGTGATGGCCCACGAACTCGCGCACATCAAGAACCGGGACGTGATGGTGATGACCATCGCCTCGTTCCTCGGCACGCTCGCGTTCATGGTCGTGCGCTGGGGCTGGCTCTTCGCCGGTAACGACCGAAACGCCGCGCCGATCTGGGTCGCGATCCTCGCGTCGATCGCCGTCTGGATCGTCTCCTTCTTCCTGATCAGGGCGCTCAGCCGGTACAGAGAGTACGTCGCCGACCGCGGCGCGGCGGCGATCACCGGCAATCCAGCGGCCCTGGCCTCCGCGCTCATGAAGATATCGGGGCGGATGGACAAGGTACCGAAGGAGGACATGCGCGAGCAGGCGGAGATGAACGCCTTCTTCATCATCCCCATCCGCTCGGGCTTCATCGGGAAGATCGCGAGCACCCACCCGCCGACCGAAAAACGCATCGAGGCGCTCCAGCAGCTAGAGCGCGAGATGGCCGTCTGA
- a CDS encoding SHOCT domain-containing protein codes for MSGVRNWVSENPLFSLVALVLGSGIAITGIVFGFVLLVVLVGEAPFLIPILAGLLLVVSLLAIYAARRGYLSIGSDASDAEESEEALDPVDELERRYVRGEIGEEEFEHRLSVLLDADDRAGRERDWDRERSGERELEFER; via the coding sequence ATGAGCGGCGTGAGAAACTGGGTCTCGGAGAACCCGCTGTTTTCGCTCGTAGCGCTCGTTCTCGGCTCCGGCATCGCAATCACCGGGATCGTTTTCGGCTTCGTGTTGCTGGTCGTCCTCGTCGGCGAGGCACCGTTTCTGATCCCGATCCTCGCGGGGCTCTTGCTCGTCGTATCGCTGCTCGCGATCTACGCGGCCAGGCGGGGCTACCTCTCGATCGGGAGCGACGCGAGCGACGCCGAGGAATCCGAGGAGGCACTCGACCCGGTCGATGAGCTCGAACGCCGGTACGTCAGGGGCGAGATCGGCGAGGAGGAGTTCGAACACCGCCTCTCGGTGCTGCTGGACGCCGACGACCGCGCGGGTCGCGAGCGCGACTGGGATCGGGAGCGGAGCGGGGAGCGCGAACTCGAGTTCGAGCGGTAG
- the pspAB gene encoding PspA-associated protein PspAB has product MGILDTIRSLLGTSAEYDATRDADPEDLFGMSTAYMTMEADLGFENGDAAALCFSNVDSRSFEETVTEVEAILEAGEVETGTSARFTTDSQGYRWVVLEDSHPEDLVTSIHFAADTFIEEGFGSRLLAAVFAFRKDGQRAYWIYSFRRGSYYPFAPQSGRERNSQVEFKLQSVLDGELDVESDTEYWYPLWPDRGKTHPWD; this is encoded by the coding sequence ATGGGTATCCTCGATACGATCCGCTCGTTGCTGGGCACGAGCGCCGAGTACGACGCGACGCGCGACGCCGACCCGGAGGACCTCTTCGGGATGTCGACGGCGTACATGACGATGGAGGCCGATCTCGGCTTCGAGAACGGGGACGCCGCCGCGCTCTGTTTCTCGAACGTCGACAGCCGGAGTTTCGAAGAGACAGTAACTGAAGTCGAGGCGATCCTCGAGGCAGGCGAGGTCGAGACCGGGACCAGCGCGCGCTTCACGACGGACTCGCAGGGCTACCGGTGGGTCGTCCTCGAGGACAGCCACCCCGAGGACCTCGTCACGAGCATCCACTTCGCCGCGGACACGTTCATCGAGGAGGGGTTCGGATCGCGCCTGCTCGCGGCGGTATTCGCGTTCCGGAAGGACGGCCAGCGCGCGTACTGGATCTACTCGTTTCGGCGGGGCTCGTACTACCCGTTCGCACCGCAGTCGGGACGCGAGCGCAACAGCCAGGTCGAGTTCAAACTCCAGAGCGTGCTCGACGGTGAGCTAGATGTAGAGAGCGACACGGAGTACTGGTATCCCCTCTGGCCGGATCGTGGAAAGACCCATCCGTGGGACTGA